In Actinoplanes derwentensis, the following proteins share a genomic window:
- a CDS encoding SGNH/GDSL hydrolase family protein yields MSYPAAIFRRVVAVCATVAMTATGWAAPATAVAVSIAPAPLQYVALGDSYAAGFGSTATRDDCGRTAAAYPALLAREAHGTLAFRNAACTGATTADVIRQATALTAKTGLVTITAGANDLRFRQVLAACLDTAAAVACRRGNVAVDRKIAKVLPHDLSRMIRAVTTAAPDARVVVTGYPLPFAKTRTCPSVPVSARLRIRANQVVTRLNSAIAAAAARHRVRFVDIDQEFAGHALCSPRPWLVGIAGLRDNTALHPTATGHARGYLPVVAGSGLADRA; encoded by the coding sequence ATGTCGTATCCTGCCGCGATCTTCCGCCGCGTGGTGGCGGTCTGCGCCACCGTGGCGATGACCGCCACCGGCTGGGCCGCACCGGCCACCGCCGTCGCCGTGTCGATCGCCCCCGCACCCCTGCAGTACGTTGCTCTCGGCGACTCGTACGCCGCCGGTTTCGGCTCCACAGCCACCCGCGACGACTGCGGCCGGACCGCCGCCGCCTACCCGGCCCTGCTGGCCCGCGAGGCGCACGGCACCCTGGCCTTCCGCAACGCGGCCTGCACCGGCGCGACCACCGCCGACGTCATCCGCCAGGCCACCGCGCTGACCGCGAAGACCGGCCTCGTCACCATCACCGCCGGTGCCAACGACCTGCGGTTCCGTCAGGTCCTCGCGGCCTGTCTCGACACCGCCGCCGCCGTCGCCTGCCGCCGCGGCAACGTCGCCGTCGACCGCAAGATCGCCAAGGTCCTCCCCCACGACCTCAGCCGGATGATCCGCGCCGTCACCACCGCCGCCCCCGACGCCCGCGTGGTAGTCACCGGCTACCCGCTGCCGTTCGCGAAGACCCGCACCTGCCCGTCCGTGCCGGTCAGCGCCCGCCTGCGGATCCGCGCCAACCAGGTGGTCACCCGCCTGAACAGCGCCATCGCCGCCGCCGCGGCTCGCCACCGGGTCCGCTTCGTCGACATCGACCAGGAGTTCGCCGGACATGCCCTGTGCAGCCCCCGCCCGTGGCTCGTCGGCATCGCGGGCCTGCGCGACAACACCGCGCTGCACCCGACCGCGACCGGCCACGCCCGCGGTTACCTGCCGGTGGTCGCCGGTTCCGGCCTCGCCGACCGCGCCTGA
- a CDS encoding PHP-associated domain-containing protein, translating to MRSFRGDCHVHSLKSHGGEMTPAEVVAEARAAGLDFLAVTEHDAPADLADWTGMLVIPGQEVLTPDGHWLSLGSAPDDLRVVAHPFAPYPTGTFRRSFDGFHAIEVWNGRWSSDLPWNADNEAALAAWDHELRQGRRIPAIGNSDTHLPGQIGTPQLVIQAPDLTASAVLTAIRTGACWIAGSADTDLTFTPSSVRVTGVPSGAVTVHTDRGQVLREVLPESGDGVLEWSAGPWPYVRVEVRHPGGHMAALTNPLFR from the coding sequence ATGAGATCCTTCCGCGGCGACTGTCACGTGCACTCCCTGAAGTCCCACGGCGGCGAGATGACACCCGCCGAGGTGGTCGCGGAGGCGCGCGCCGCCGGGCTCGACTTCCTGGCCGTCACCGAACACGATGCCCCCGCCGACCTGGCCGACTGGACCGGCATGCTGGTCATTCCCGGTCAGGAAGTGCTCACTCCGGACGGGCACTGGCTGTCTCTCGGCTCTGCGCCCGATGACCTGCGCGTGGTGGCGCATCCGTTCGCCCCGTACCCCACCGGCACTTTCCGCCGCTCCTTCGACGGTTTCCACGCGATCGAGGTGTGGAACGGCCGATGGAGTTCCGACCTGCCGTGGAACGCCGACAACGAGGCCGCCCTCGCCGCCTGGGACCACGAACTGCGCCAGGGCCGCCGGATTCCGGCGATCGGCAACAGCGACACGCATCTGCCCGGCCAGATCGGCACCCCACAGCTGGTGATCCAGGCCCCCGACCTGACCGCTTCCGCAGTCCTGACCGCCATCCGCACCGGCGCCTGCTGGATCGCCGGCTCCGCCGACACAGACCTGACCTTCACCCCCTCGTCGGTACGGGTGACCGGGGTCCCGTCCGGCGCGGTGACCGTCCACACCGACCGTGGCCAGGTCCTTCGCGAGGTGCTGCCGGAGTCGGGTGACGGCGTGCTGGAGTGGTCCGCCGGCCCTTGGCCGTATGTCCGGGTGGAGGTCCGCCACCCCGGCGGACACATGGCAGCTCTCACCAATCCGCTGTTCCGCTAG
- a CDS encoding TetR/AcrR family transcriptional regulator, producing the protein MNDDSPRRRGRPRAFDRDWALAVAMREFWQRGFEPVSVAELTAAIGITPPSLYAAFGDKKTLFREVVDRYQRTHGAFFAAALDAEPSARAGVARALRAAAVEYTSPGRPAGCLVISAAVNCTTGSADIVTLLREQRAANTTALRDRIEADVSAGTLPAGTDSAGLAALTGAVLQGMSQQARDGMNTTELLAVADAAMRAWPPGEAADG; encoded by the coding sequence ATGAACGACGACAGCCCTCGCCGCCGAGGGCGCCCTCGTGCCTTCGATCGGGACTGGGCCCTGGCGGTCGCGATGCGGGAGTTCTGGCAACGCGGGTTCGAACCGGTTTCCGTTGCCGAGCTCACCGCCGCCATCGGCATCACGCCGCCGAGTCTCTATGCCGCCTTCGGTGACAAGAAGACCCTGTTCCGCGAGGTCGTCGACCGTTATCAGCGGACGCACGGCGCGTTTTTCGCCGCGGCGCTGGACGCGGAGCCCTCCGCGCGTGCAGGCGTCGCGCGTGCCCTGCGCGCCGCGGCCGTCGAATACACCAGCCCCGGCCGGCCCGCCGGCTGCCTGGTCATCAGCGCGGCGGTCAACTGCACGACCGGCTCGGCCGACATCGTCACCCTGCTGCGTGAGCAACGTGCCGCGAACACGACCGCGCTGCGGGACCGCATCGAAGCCGACGTGTCAGCCGGAACGCTCCCCGCCGGTACGGACAGCGCAGGCCTGGCGGCACTCACCGGCGCCGTCCTGCAAGGCATGTCGCAACAGGCGCGCGACGGGATGAACACCACCGAGCTGCTCGCCGTCGCCGACGCCGCGATGCGTGCGTGGCCCCCCGGTGAGGCGGCGGACGGCTAG